The Paenibacillus beijingensis nucleotide sequence ACAATCCGACGGGACGAATCGCCGATCCGCGGCTGCTGCTTCATCTCGCGCAGGCTAGCGGCTCGCTTGTCGCGGTTGACGAGGCGTTTATGGATTTCGTCCCGGAGGAGCGTACCTATTCGTTAGTCCGACAAGCGGTTTCACTGCCCAATCTGCTCGTCTTTCGTTCGATGACGAAATTTTATTCCGTTCCCGGCATTCGTCTCGGATACGTGATAGGCTCAGAACAGAGAATTGCCGAACTGCGCCGGCTGCAGGTGCCGTGGAGCGTTAATTCGCTTGCGCAGCAAATCGGGGAAGCGGTGCTGGAGGACGATGCGTTTGCGGAGCGGACGGGCGCTTGGCTGAGACAGGAGCGTCCTTGGCTCGCAGATGAGCTGCGAAAGCTCGGGCTGACCGTTTATCCCGGCGACGTCAATTACATTTTGTTCCGGCTGCCGGATACCGGCGTACTGAAGGAAGCCGGAGAGCTTCAGCGCCGGATGGGCCGGTGCGGCGTCCTTATTCGCGACGCCTCGCATTTTGCCGGACTCGGCCCGGGCTTCTGCCGCGTTGCGGTCAAGCTGCGCGAGCACAATGAGCGGCTTATCCGCGCGCTGCGCTCCTGCCTGGAGCAAGCTGCCGAAGGAGGTGCAGGCCGATGAAGCCAACCCGTATTGAAGGCGGAAACGGAAGTCCGATTGATGCCGGAAACGGCGGTACGTTCGAAAGCGGGAACGATTCACCGCTATGCAGCCGCTTGGCCGATGAGGGCACACCCCAGACGCAAGGGAGTCCCGCCGCCAGGAAGGCGAAGACGATCATGCTGCAGGGGACGGCGTCGGATGTCGGCAAAAGCTTGCTGACGGCGGCATTATGCCGCATCCTGACGCAAGACGGCTACCGGACGGCTCCGTTCAAGGCGCAAAATATGTCCAACAATTCCTATGTAACGCCGGACGGCAAAGAAATCGGGAGGGCGCAAGGCATGCAGGCCGACGCCTGCGGCATTGAGGCGACGACGGATATGAACCCGATTTTGCTGAAGCCGACGCGCGATATGTCGTCGCAGGTCGTGATGAACGGCGTCCCGCTCGGAAATTTCGAGGCGCGCGTATACCGCGAGCACGTGCTGGTGCAGGCGGGGGCGGCCGTACAGGAAGCGCTTGCCCGCCTGCGCAGCCGCTTCGACGCCGTCGTGCTCGAGGGGGCGGGCAGCCCGGCCGAAATCAACCTCCGCAGCCGGGATATTGTGAACATGCAGGCAGCCAGATGGGCCGACGCACCGGTCGTGCTGGTCGCGGATATCGACCGCGGAGGCGTGTTCGCCTCGATTGTCGGCACGATGGAGCTGCTGGAACCGGAGGAGCGGGAACGGGTATGCGGCTTTATTATCAATAAGTTCCGGGGAGACGTGACGCTTTTGCAGCCGGGGCTCGACTGGCTGGAGAAGCGGACCGGCAAGCCGGTGCTCGGCGTGGTGCCGTGGCTGCCGGAGCATGGACTCGAAGAGGAAGATTCGCTGTCGCTGCCGGCCAGCGCATCGCAAGCGCCGGGTCACCTTCAGAACCCGCTCTCAGAGGAGGCGCAAGAGCATTCCGCTTATAAGCGCGTACTTGATGTCATCGTGCTCCGCCTGCCCAAAATTTCCAACTTTACGGATATGGATCCGTTCCGGTTCGAGGAAGATGTGTCGCTGAGATACGTGGATCATCCGTCGCAGTGGGGAGAGCCCGATGCCGTCATCGTTCCGGGCAGCAAAAACGTCGCATCAGACCTGCAATTTTTGCGTGCGGCGGGACTTGCGGACAAGCTGGCGGCCCATATCGGCACCGGCGGCTGGACGGTCGGTATTTGCGGCGGATACGAAATGTTCGCGCAGCGGCTGCTCGATCCGGACGGGGTCGAGTCGGCTGACATCGAGAGCGCGGGACTCGGCATTTTTCCGATGGATATCGTGTTTGGGGCAACGAAACGGACGGAGCGGGTCGAAGGTGTATTCACGCTGGACGGAATCGGCACTGCTCTCCCTGTGGAAGGCTATGAGATTCATATGGGAGAGGTGCAATTTCTGGGATCGTGCGCGCATCCGCTTCGATTGGGAGCGGGAGCGGTGCCCGAAGGAGCGGCCGCGGTGGACGGACGGTGCTGGGGCACGTTTATGCACGGTATATTTCACAATGACGGGCTGAGACGGGCATGGCTGAATGCCGTTCGCGAAAGCAAGGGCTGGGAGCCGCTGGAGGAAGGAATGTCCTTCAGGCAGCGCCGTGCGCAGTCATTCGACCGTCTTGCCGATCATGTCAGGGCCCATGTAGATATCGAACGGATAAAGCTGGCGGCCGGACTTGGACTGGAGCGGATGCTGTGAGCC carries:
- a CDS encoding cobyric acid synthase, coding for MKPTRIEGGNGSPIDAGNGGTFESGNDSPLCSRLADEGTPQTQGSPAARKAKTIMLQGTASDVGKSLLTAALCRILTQDGYRTAPFKAQNMSNNSYVTPDGKEIGRAQGMQADACGIEATTDMNPILLKPTRDMSSQVVMNGVPLGNFEARVYREHVLVQAGAAVQEALARLRSRFDAVVLEGAGSPAEINLRSRDIVNMQAARWADAPVVLVADIDRGGVFASIVGTMELLEPEERERVCGFIINKFRGDVTLLQPGLDWLEKRTGKPVLGVVPWLPEHGLEEEDSLSLPASASQAPGHLQNPLSEEAQEHSAYKRVLDVIVLRLPKISNFTDMDPFRFEEDVSLRYVDHPSQWGEPDAVIVPGSKNVASDLQFLRAAGLADKLAAHIGTGGWTVGICGGYEMFAQRLLDPDGVESADIESAGLGIFPMDIVFGATKRTERVEGVFTLDGIGTALPVEGYEIHMGEVQFLGSCAHPLRLGAGAVPEGAAAVDGRCWGTFMHGIFHNDGLRRAWLNAVRESKGWEPLEEGMSFRQRRAQSFDRLADHVRAHVDIERIKLAAGLGLERML
- a CDS encoding pyridoxal phosphate-dependent aminotransferase, coding for MASITQYPDPAVRGLRRKLAKRHGVGEEHILVGNGAAELIDLAVRARRPRRTGLVQPCFAEYGDAAVKAESHIAAAKLSEEDGFELRAHHLQAETGREADMWLIGSPNNPTGRIADPRLLLHLAQASGSLVAVDEAFMDFVPEERTYSLVRQAVSLPNLLVFRSMTKFYSVPGIRLGYVIGSEQRIAELRRLQVPWSVNSLAQQIGEAVLEDDAFAERTGAWLRQERPWLADELRKLGLTVYPGDVNYILFRLPDTGVLKEAGELQRRMGRCGVLIRDASHFAGLGPGFCRVAVKLREHNERLIRALRSCLEQAAEGGAGR